The following are from one region of the Veillonella nakazawae genome:
- a CDS encoding putative porin — translation MIKRKMTSAFAVAAMMSVATAFAVNPFSDVPSDSWAYQAVDQLATAGIINGYPDGTFKGQNNITRYEMAQMIAKGMANQDRANAEQQAMLNRLADEFSNELNTLGVRVAKLEDRVGNVKVTGDARINYIGKEGIDGYDYEDKLTARVRLGLDAKVNKNTSVKARITTGSIELGDSSKDAQANWDLAYVEHKFGKNVVVDAGRYTQKFGGGLIYSSNFDGVGATAKLGDKVTLNGAYGYMTAGRFAKTSKDDNGDVGLINAHVAVNDHFSFGGMFAHVGTTNVRMGNGKKNNEFDNVYGFNAKYNVGKFGIDGEWVKASGLSDSDVWNVGVKWGDYKINKKNSWDIRLDYFDQAKNAPVFKTQKYESNDLLKKTRYEGYKAWQLGASYAPEKNIGINAYYGFHAKTQDGNRVNDFYRADLNFKF, via the coding sequence ATGATTAAACGTAAAATGACCAGTGCTTTTGCAGTGGCAGCCATGATGAGTGTGGCTACAGCGTTTGCTGTTAATCCATTTTCCGATGTTCCGTCCGATAGCTGGGCATACCAAGCAGTAGATCAATTGGCTACAGCTGGTATTATCAATGGTTATCCTGATGGTACTTTTAAAGGCCAAAATAACATTACTCGTTACGAAATGGCTCAAATGATTGCGAAAGGCATGGCTAATCAAGATCGTGCTAATGCAGAACAACAAGCTATGTTGAACCGCTTGGCTGACGAATTTTCCAATGAATTGAATACACTTGGTGTGCGTGTAGCTAAATTGGAAGACCGTGTAGGCAATGTAAAGGTTACTGGTGATGCTCGTATCAACTACATCGGTAAAGAGGGGATCGATGGTTATGATTACGAAGATAAACTTACAGCCCGTGTACGTTTAGGCTTAGATGCAAAGGTTAATAAAAATACATCTGTAAAAGCTCGTATTACAACAGGCTCTATTGAACTAGGTGATAGTTCTAAAGATGCTCAAGCTAATTGGGATTTAGCATATGTAGAGCATAAATTCGGTAAAAATGTTGTAGTTGATGCTGGTCGTTATACCCAAAAATTTGGTGGTGGCTTGATTTATAGCTCTAACTTTGATGGTGTAGGCGCTACAGCGAAGCTAGGTGATAAAGTTACATTAAATGGTGCATATGGTTATATGACAGCAGGCCGTTTTGCTAAGACTAGTAAAGATGATAATGGTGATGTAGGTCTTATTAATGCCCATGTAGCTGTTAATGATCACTTTAGCTTTGGCGGTATGTTTGCTCATGTAGGTACAACAAATGTACGTATGGGTAATGGCAAGAAAAATAACGAATTCGATAATGTATATGGCTTTAATGCTAAATATAATGTTGGTAAATTCGGTATTGATGGCGAGTGGGTAAAAGCATCTGGCTTGAGTGATTCCGATGTTTGGAACGTAGGCGTTAAATGGGGCGATTATAAAATTAACAAGAAAAACTCTTGGGATATCCGCTTAGATTACTTTGATCAAGCTAAAAATGCACCTGTATTTAAAACGCAAAAATATGAATCTAATGACTTATTAAAGAAAACACGGTATGAAGGTTATAAAGCATGGCAATTAGGTGCATCTTACGCACCAGAGAAAAATATTGGTATTAATGCATACTATGGCTTCCATGCGAAAACACAAGATGGTAACCGTGTAAATGATTTCTACCGTGCAGACCTCAACTTCAAATTCTAG
- a CDS encoding MFS transporter: MDSSWKRIIYLICTIQVGGGITIIGVVSFIPLFLAELGLHDQGQAAMWAGIVSGVTPLMVALSAPYWSRKANQWGPRKVMMLILFILMITVGACAFTQTPMQLLILRILQGVVGGYVPIGLAIIVLITPENKVPWAMGLYQASMVMGLVFGPLMGGLVADFLGYRAPFLVFSALTGICMLGIYFLMPNLQFKHKVDESVSEISLIKYFLSIPRVRLLVGMLFLCNFGITGIGPILPLYIKHYMHMTDEFVATIVGIIIFGAGVFSALASISIGKVTQRLTMPRIIFTATWAVGSLFILQYLMPSIWGLGIFRAIAGFFMGFITPIANTLISKAVPIERRGIVFGAVSSVAMMGNVLGPVISGVIARAFGYGAVFWSTATIFFVASWFVYRNLVMSRESSSS; this comes from the coding sequence ATGGATTCTTCTTGGAAACGAATTATATACCTAATTTGTACCATACAGGTTGGTGGCGGTATAACCATTATAGGGGTGGTTTCGTTTATTCCTTTGTTTTTGGCTGAACTAGGACTTCATGATCAAGGACAGGCGGCTATGTGGGCAGGGATTGTATCTGGGGTTACGCCTTTAATGGTAGCACTTAGTGCACCTTATTGGTCTCGTAAGGCAAATCAATGGGGCCCTCGTAAGGTAATGATGCTCATTTTGTTTATTCTGATGATTACTGTTGGAGCTTGTGCTTTTACACAGACGCCAATGCAATTATTGATTCTACGTATTTTGCAAGGTGTTGTGGGTGGTTATGTGCCGATAGGATTAGCTATTATTGTCCTTATAACACCTGAGAATAAAGTGCCTTGGGCAATGGGCTTATACCAAGCGTCTATGGTTATGGGCCTCGTCTTTGGACCGCTCATGGGTGGCCTTGTGGCCGACTTCTTAGGTTATCGTGCACCATTTTTGGTATTTTCTGCATTGACTGGGATTTGTATGTTAGGGATTTATTTCTTAATGCCCAATTTACAGTTCAAACATAAGGTGGATGAAAGTGTATCAGAAATTTCGCTGATTAAATATTTTTTATCTATACCTCGTGTACGTCTCCTTGTAGGAATGCTATTCTTGTGTAATTTTGGTATTACAGGTATAGGTCCTATTTTACCGTTATATATTAAGCACTATATGCATATGACTGACGAGTTTGTGGCGACTATTGTTGGTATTATTATCTTCGGTGCTGGTGTATTCAGTGCCTTAGCATCCATTTCAATCGGTAAGGTAACACAACGATTGACCATGCCTCGTATTATCTTTACTGCTACATGGGCAGTGGGCTCCTTATTTATTTTGCAATACTTAATGCCTAGTATATGGGGACTAGGCATATTCCGTGCTATAGCCGGATTCTTTATGGGCTTTATTACGCCCATTGCAAATACGCTGATATCCAAGGCCGTCCCTATTGAGCGACGAGGCATCGTCTTTGGCGCCGTATCTAGCGTAGCTATGATGGGTAATGTATTAGGCCCTGTTATAAGTGGTGTTATTGCTCGCGCCTTTGGATATGGTGCTGTGTTCTGGTCTACGGCGACAATATTCTTTGTGGCGTCCTGGTTTGTATATCGTAATTTAGTTATGTCTCGTGAAAGCAGTTCATCATAG